The Amycolatopsis nigrescens CSC17Ta-90 genomic interval GGCTGCGCACCAGCACGTGCGCGCCCTCCCGCTCCACCACCCCGAGCCGCAGCGCCCTGCTGATCGTGGCCGGGCTGGCGTACTTGCCGAACTCCCTGGTCACCTCGGCCAGCGACATCCGCTGCGGCACCTCGTCCGACCAGGGCTGGGTGATCACCTCTTCCAGCCCGAGCAGGTCGCCGAGGTCGCGGCCCTCGGCCCAGGCCGCGAGCATCTCGCCGATCTGGGCGAAGGCGTAACCCCGGCCGAGCAGCCCGAGGATCAGCCGCAACCTGGCCAGGTGCGCCTCGGTGTACACCGCGACGCGGCCGCGTCGCAGCGGCGGCGGGAGCAGCCCGCGGTCCTGGTAGACCCGCACGTTGCCGACCGTGGTGCCGGCCACCCGCGCCAGGTCGTCCACCCGGTACTCCCGGCCGCCGCCGCTGCCCGCAGTGTCTGGATCCATTGGCCGGAGTCTAGTGCTGGCCGGTGTTTCCCCTGGTCAACGGTCGTGAGTGGAAACGGTTGCCAGGACAACACTTTTCACTCACGACGTCTGACCTGCGCCGACGCCGGCCACCCATTCGCCACGGCGCAGCACCTTCGACGGGCACAGGTCCGCGTCCAGCACCACCAGGTCGGCGGCCAGTCCCGCGCGCAGCGCGCCGGTCTTCCCGGTCAGGCCGAGCAGCGCGGCCGGTTTGGCCGAGGTCGCGTGCACCGCGTCCATGACGTCCAGCCGGGCGCTGTGCACCAGGTTGCGGAAGGCGTTGTCCATGGTCAGCGTGCTGCCGGCGAGCGAGCCGTTGTCGGCCAGCGTGGCCACCCCGTCCCGCACGTCCACCTCGAGCCTGCCGAGCCGGTAGCTGCCATCCGCCGCGTCGGTGGCCGACATCGCGTCGGTGATCAGCACCGTGCGGCCCTTGCCGGCGTGCGTCGCGGCCAGCCGGACCACGGTGGGGTGCATGTGCACCAGGTCGCAGATCAGTTCCACGGTGACCCGCTCGTCGTCCAGCAGCGCGCCGATCGGGCCGGGCTCGCGGTGGTGCAGCGGGCGCATCCCGTTGAACAGGTGGGTGGCCACGGTGGCGCCGGCGTCGATCGCGGGCCGGATCTGCTCCTCCACGCCGTCCGTGTGCCCGATCGCGGCGATCACCCCGGACTCGGCCAGCTGGCGTACCGCGCGCACCCCGCCGTGCAGCTCCGGGGCGAGGGTGACCATCCGGACCGAGCCCTTGCCGGCGGCCAGCAGCCGGTCCACGGTGGCGGCGTCCGGCTCGCGCAGCGCGTCCGGGTCGTGCGCGCCGCACCTGGCCTGGGAGATGAACGGCCCCTCCAGGTGGATGCCGGCCAGCTCGCCGTCGGCCACCAGCTCGTTCAGCACGGCCATCTGGCCGGCCAGCTCGCCGATCGGGTCGGAGACCAGGCTGGCCAGCAGGGTGGTGGTGCCGTGCCGCCGGTGCGCGGCGATGGCGCTGGTCAGCTCCTTCTCCTCGCCGCTGGAGAACGAGCCGCCGCCACCGCCGTGGCAGTGCGTGTCCACGAAGCCGGGGACCACCAGGGCGCCCTGGACGTCCACCTGTTTGCCCGGGGGCGGGGAGCCGGTCCCGACGTTCTCGATCAGCTCGCCGGAAATGGCCAGCCAGCCATTTTCCAACAGCCCGGCAGGGGTGGCCAATTTTCCACCCATGATCACGAAGTCCTCGGCGCCCGTCACATCTGACAGCATATTGGTCTAAACCAAGTCATGGGGGTGCAACCCCGGTGTTCGTTACCGGCTGGTGTCCCTAGTTGGGGTTCTGCATGGCCTTCTGGAGGGCTTCCAGTGCCCTGCTCGCGGTGGATTTTACGGTCCCTTTGGAAATGCCGGCCGCTTCCGAGATCTCCGCCTCGGACAACCCGCCGTAGTACCTCAGCACCAGCACCTCCCGCTGCCTTGGCGGCAACTTGGACAGTGCGCTGACCACGGCCTGGTGCTCGGTGGACAGCATCGCCAGGCTCTCCGCGGAGCGCGCGTTGACCGCGTGCGGCGGCACGTACTCGCGCGCGGTCTTGCGGCGGCGCAGTACGCTTCGTGACCCATTCACTACCGCCGTTCGCAGGTATCCGACTGCGGCCGCGGCGTCGCGCAGCTTCCCCCAGTTGCGGTGCAGCCCGGTGAACGCCTCCTGCACCACGTCCTCCGCGGTGGCGGGCTCGTCGACAAGCAGGATGGCCAGCCGGACCAGCCGCATCCGGTGCGTCCGGTAGAGGTCCTCCAGGTTCAGCGGCGCGGCCGGCGGTGCCGCCGGTGCCGGCCCGTCGATCGTCCGCAGGTGCCCGAGCGTGCGTTCCACGCTGCTTTCCGCACTGCCCTCCGGCATGAATCCCCGCTCACTTTCGGCCGACCTGGATGAGGCTGACTGGTAGTCGTCAAGCCCACGCTGCGGACAGCGTATCGGGTTGGCTCGCCCGGTGGCACTGCTCGAATCGTGGGACGGCCCGCTCACGCTGTGGGCGCCGGCCGGTAGCGTCCATCCTGCCCGTCCGGTACGGAGGAGGAGACGCAGTGGCCTGGTATCTGGTGGAAATCCGCTATGTCCAAGAAAAACTGGCCGAGGTTCGGCCACGGCACCGGGAGTTCCTGAACCGGCTGGCCGCCGAAGGCGTGGTGGCCGTGGCCGGCCCGCTCGGCGACAACAGTGGCGGGATCTCGCTCTACCGTGCCGAGAACGAAGCCGCGCTCCAGGAACTGATCGACCAGGACCCCTATCACCTCGAAGGGGCCATCGCCGAGCGGACCGTGCGCGAGTTCAAGCCGGTGATCGGCGCCTGGGTGCCTGACGCTCAGTAAACGCCGCCGAGCTTGGTGTGGTCCCAGCTGACCACCTTGGTCGGCTTGAACAGCAGGCCGACCCGCTTCGGCGCCTGTTTGCCGATGAACTCGGCGAGCGCGTCCGGCACCGGGTCGCCGGGCTGGGCGCCGGCGTAGCGCTGGGTCAGCGTGATGCCGATTTCGGTGACCTTCGCGGTGTCCTCGACGAGTTCGACGTCGGCCTCCAGCGAGACCCCGCGGAGGGTCTCGTACGTGTCCCCCGACTCGATCAGCACCGTGGCCTGCGGCAGGCGGCGCAGGTTGACCGTCTTCTGCGCGCTGCCGTAGGTCCAGGTCGCGACCCCGTCACCGTGCGGGAAGTACCAGAGCGGGGCCAGGTGCGGGCGCCCGTTCGGCCCGATCGTCGCCACGTTGATGACCTTCTGCTCGGCCAGGTACGCGCGTACCTCGTCGGGCGTCATCCGGATCTGGTCGCGGCGTGACATCCGCACCTCCTGTCGTCGCAGCTGACGGCACTCTCGCCGAGCGGCGCCCTGCTGTCGAGCCCGGCGTGTCGCTGAGCGGTACGGCTAGCGCTTGGTCGCGGCCCGGCCGCCGTGCCCGGCGACGGAGGACTCCAGCGCACCGCGTTCCTTGATGTCGGCCAGCGCCGCCTTGTCCGCGCCGGGCACCCTGGACCGGGACCCGATCTCGATGATCGGCGGCAGGAAGGCGCGGATCAGCTTGAGCCCGCCGACCCAGCGCGGCACGTGGATCGTGCGGGCCCGGCGCAGCACGCCCTGCTCCAGGGACTCCAGCGCGACGTTCAGCGGGTAGGTCTTGCCGAGCAGCCCCGGCATCCCGGCCCGCAGCCTGCCGAACACCGGGTGCGCGTCCGCGCTCTCCACCAGGTCGGTGCGGATCCAGGTGGGGTGCGCGACGCCGACCTTGACCTTGAGGTGGGCCAGCTCGGCGCGCAGGCTGTTGCAGAACGCCTCCACCCCGGCCTTCGCGGCGGCGTAGTTCGCCATGCCAGGGGCGTGCGTGATGGCGGCCAGCGAGGAAATCGCCAGCAGGTAGCCCTTGCGCTCGATCACGTGCGGCAGGGTGACCCGGAAGGTCCGCCAGACGCCGAGCAGGTCGACCTCGATCACCTTCTCGAACGCGGCCGGGTCGACCGAGCGCACGAACCCGGTGGTCGCGATGCCGGCGTTGGCGATCACCACGTCGATCCCGCCGAAGTGCGCGACCACGCCCGCGGTGGCCCGCTCCAGCGCGTCCCAGTCGGTGACGTCCGCCTCCCAGGCCCGCGCGTTCGGCCCGATCCGCTCCGCGACCTTGCGCTGTTCCTCGGCTTCGAGCCCGACCAGCGCCACCTTCGCGCCACGCGCGGCGAGCCGCTCGGCCAGCCCGGCGCCGATGCCCCTTGCCGCGCCGGTGATGAGTACGACCTTGCCGTTGACCTGGCGTTTGCCGGTCAGCAGGGAGAGCGGGTTCACGGTGCCTCCTCATTCGTCGGAGGCACCGTACCTTGACTTACTACGAGTAGGCTACTGGCTAGTAGTAGACGCCACGGTCAGCTTCCGCAGCTCGTCCTCGGTCAGCTCGAGCTGGGCCGCGGCGAGCAGGCCGGTGAGCTGGCCGGTGTTGCGGGCGCTGGCGATCGGCGCGGCCACGGTCGGCTGGGCGGCCAGCCAGGCCAGCGCCACCGCGGCCACCGGCACCCGGTGCGCGGCCGCCGCCTCGTCCAGCGCGGCCAGCACGCGCTCGCCGCGCTCGTCCAGGTAGGCCAGCGCGCCGTCGGCACGCGGACTGTCACCCGCGCCGTCGGCCGACCGGTACTTGCCGGTCAGGAAGCCCTTGGCCAGTGCGAAGTACGGCAGGGTGCCGAGGCCCTCGCGCTCGGCCAGTGGCGCCAGCTCGCGTTCGTAGTCGCGTTCCACCAGGTTGTAGTGCGGTTGCAGGGCGGCGTAGCGGGCAAGGCCCGCACTGTCCGAAATGGACAATGCCTCGGCCAGCCGGTCGGCGGTGTAGTTCGAAGCCGCGATGTAGCGGACTTTTCCGGCGCGGACCAGTTCGTCGAAAGCGCCCAGGGTTTCTTCCAGCGGGGTGTCCGGGTCGTCCCGGTGTGCGTAGTACAGATCGATATGGTCGGTGCGCAGCCGTCGCAGCGAATCCTCGGCGGCTTCTTTGATGTTCTTCGCCGAAAGCCCCGGCCGTTTCCCCCACATGCCCACCTTGGTGGCCACCACGGTGTCGTCGCGCCGGCCGCGGCTGGCCAGCCAGTTGCCGATGATGGTCTCCGATTCACCACCGGAGTTGCCCTCGATCCGCGCCATGTACACGTCCGCGGTGTCCAGGAAGTTACCCCCGGCCGCGGCATAGGCGTCCAGCACGGCAAAGGACTCCGCCTCGTCGGCGGTCCAGCCGAATACGTTGCCGCCGAGGTTGATGCCGAACACGTCCAGGTCCGTATTGCCGATCTTCACCATGATTCGAACGTAACCCGGAATGAAACGGAGTGCTGGTGGAGTTGTCCGGGTTATGACTGTGAATCTGGGCAGGATCGGTATCTGGCGGCCCGTGTGGGACCTCACCCCCGGACTGGCGGTCGAGATCGAGAAGCTGGGCTACGGCGCCATCTGGGTCGGCGGGTCGCCGGACGGCGGGCTCGAACTGGAGGAGAGCCTGCTGGACGCGACCAGCTCGATCGCGGTGGCCACCGGCATCGTGAACATGTGGAAGGACGACGCGGCCACCGTGGGCGCCTCCTACCACCGGCTCGCGGCCAAGCACCCCGGCCGGTTCCTGCTTGGCGTCGGCATCGGGCACCCGGAAGCGACCCAGGTCTACCAGAAGCCCTACGACAAGATCGTCTCCTACCTGGACGAGCTGGACGAGGCCGGTGTGCCGGTCGAAGACAGGGTGCTGGCCGCGCTCGGGCCGAAGGTGCTGAAGCTCTCCGGCGAGCGGACCGCCGGCGCGCACCCGTACCTGACCGTGCCCGCGCACACCCGCGAGGCGCGCCAGGTCCTCGGCGACGGGCCGCTGCTCGCGCCGGAGCAGAAGGTGGTGCTGGAGACCGACCCGGACAAGGCCCGCGCGATCGGCCGTCCCGCGGTGCAGCACCCCTATCTCGGCCTGGTCAACTACACCAGGAACCTGCTGCGGCTCGGCTACTCCGAGCAGGACATCGCCGACGGCGGCAGCGACCGGCTGATCGACGACCTCGCGTTGCACGGTGACGCGGAGACCATCGCCCGCGGCGTGCGCGCGCACCTCGAAGCCGGCGCGGACCACGTCAACATCCAGGTCCTCGGCGACGACCCGCTGCCCGGCTACCGCGCCCTCGCCCCCCTCCTCCTCTGATGCAGCGAAGGCCACCTTGCCTGCGTTCAACGCAGGCAAGGTGGCCTTCGCTGCGTTCGCGGTGCAAGGGTGGGGACGGGGACATAGTGCGAGGGGGTGCGGACCTCGTACGATGCGGCCGAACAGGGAAACTTCTCGAGGAGGACCAACGATGCCCATCGCCACCCCCGAGGTCTACGCGGAGATGCTCGACCGGGCCAAGGCGAACGAGTTCGCCTACCCGGCCATCAACGTGACTTCGTCGGAAACCCTGAACGCCGCCCTGCGCGGGTTCGCCGAGGCGGAGAGCGACGGCATCATCCAGTTCTCCACCGGCGGTTCGGAGTTCGCTTCCGGCACCAAGGTCAAGGACATGGTGGTCGGCTCGACCGCGCTGGCCGAGTTCGCGCACGTGGTCGCCGAGCGGTACCCGGTGAACATCGCGCTGCACACCGACCACTGCCCGAAGGACAAGCTGGACGGCTTCGTCCGCCCGCTGATCGAGATCTCCCAGGAGCGGGTGAACCGCGGCCTGAACCCGCTGTTCCAGTCGCACATGTGGGACGGCTCCGCGATCGACCTCGAGGAGAACCTGGAGATCGCGGCCGAGCTGCTGGCGAAGACGGCCGCGGCCAAGATCATCCTCGAGGTGGAGATCGGCGTGGTCGGCGGCGAAGAGGACGGCGTCGCCAACGACATCAACGACAAGCTGTACACCGCCGAAGGTGACTTCGTCCGGACCGTGGAGACCCTCGGCGCCGGCGAGAAGGGCCGCTACCTGCTGGCCGCGACCTTCGGCAACGTGCACGGCGTCTACAAGCCGGGCAACGTCCAGCTGCGCCCGGACGTGCTCAAGGGCGGGCAGCGGGTGGCCGCGCAGAAGCTCGGGCTCGCCGAGG includes:
- a CDS encoding MerR family transcriptional regulator; translated protein: MDPDTAGSGGGREYRVDDLARVAGTTVGNVRVYQDRGLLPPPLRRGRVAVYTEAHLARLRLILGLLGRGYAFAQIGEMLAAWAEGRDLGDLLGLEEVITQPWSDEVPQRMSLAEVTREFGKYASPATISRALRLGVVEREGAHVLVRSPRLLQAGRELLSAGVPMPVVLEIAEQVKRHTDELAGLFLELVDRHVLPDGDWTPSAEEVPELTAQAKRLRPLAQSAVAASLAASMSRELQDWLAARFGPLLQQREDDSAESTS
- the nagA gene encoding N-acetylglucosamine-6-phosphate deacetylase; this translates as MGGKLATPAGLLENGWLAISGELIENVGTGSPPPGKQVDVQGALVVPGFVDTHCHGGGGGSFSSGEEKELTSAIAAHRRHGTTTLLASLVSDPIGELAGQMAVLNELVADGELAGIHLEGPFISQARCGAHDPDALREPDAATVDRLLAAGKGSVRMVTLAPELHGGVRAVRQLAESGVIAAIGHTDGVEEQIRPAIDAGATVATHLFNGMRPLHHREPGPIGALLDDERVTVELICDLVHMHPTVVRLAATHAGKGRTVLITDAMSATDAADGSYRLGRLEVDVRDGVATLADNGSLAGSTLTMDNAFRNLVHSARLDVMDAVHATSAKPAALLGLTGKTGALRAGLAADLVVLDADLCPSKVLRRGEWVAGVGAGQTS
- a CDS encoding SigE family RNA polymerase sigma factor — its product is MPEGSAESSVERTLGHLRTIDGPAPAAPPAAPLNLEDLYRTHRMRLVRLAILLVDEPATAEDVVQEAFTGLHRNWGKLRDAAAAVGYLRTAVVNGSRSVLRRRKTAREYVPPHAVNARSAESLAMLSTEHQAVVSALSKLPPRQREVLVLRYYGGLSEAEISEAAGISKGTVKSTASRALEALQKAMQNPN
- a CDS encoding YciI family protein, with product MAWYLVEIRYVQEKLAEVRPRHREFLNRLAAEGVVAVAGPLGDNSGGISLYRAENEAALQELIDQDPYHLEGAIAERTVREFKPVIGAWVPDAQ
- a CDS encoding pyridoxamine 5'-phosphate oxidase family protein is translated as MSRRDQIRMTPDEVRAYLAEQKVINVATIGPNGRPHLAPLWYFPHGDGVATWTYGSAQKTVNLRRLPQATVLIESGDTYETLRGVSLEADVELVEDTAKVTEIGITLTQRYAGAQPGDPVPDALAEFIGKQAPKRVGLLFKPTKVVSWDHTKLGGVY
- a CDS encoding SDR family oxidoreductase gives rise to the protein MNPLSLLTGKRQVNGKVVLITGAARGIGAGLAERLAARGAKVALVGLEAEEQRKVAERIGPNARAWEADVTDWDALERATAGVVAHFGGIDVVIANAGIATTGFVRSVDPAAFEKVIEVDLLGVWRTFRVTLPHVIERKGYLLAISSLAAITHAPGMANYAAAKAGVEAFCNSLRAELAHLKVKVGVAHPTWIRTDLVESADAHPVFGRLRAGMPGLLGKTYPLNVALESLEQGVLRRARTIHVPRWVGGLKLIRAFLPPIIEIGSRSRVPGADKAALADIKERGALESSVAGHGGRAATKR
- a CDS encoding aldo/keto reductase, whose translation is MVKIGNTDLDVFGINLGGNVFGWTADEAESFAVLDAYAAAGGNFLDTADVYMARIEGNSGGESETIIGNWLASRGRRDDTVVATKVGMWGKRPGLSAKNIKEAAEDSLRRLRTDHIDLYYAHRDDPDTPLEETLGAFDELVRAGKVRYIAASNYTADRLAEALSISDSAGLARYAALQPHYNLVERDYERELAPLAEREGLGTLPYFALAKGFLTGKYRSADGAGDSPRADGALAYLDERGERVLAALDEAAAAHRVPVAAVALAWLAAQPTVAAPIASARNTGQLTGLLAAAQLELTEDELRKLTVASTTSQ
- a CDS encoding LLM class F420-dependent oxidoreductase, with amino-acid sequence MTVNLGRIGIWRPVWDLTPGLAVEIEKLGYGAIWVGGSPDGGLELEESLLDATSSIAVATGIVNMWKDDAATVGASYHRLAAKHPGRFLLGVGIGHPEATQVYQKPYDKIVSYLDELDEAGVPVEDRVLAALGPKVLKLSGERTAGAHPYLTVPAHTREARQVLGDGPLLAPEQKVVLETDPDKARAIGRPAVQHPYLGLVNYTRNLLRLGYSEQDIADGGSDRLIDDLALHGDAETIARGVRAHLEAGADHVNIQVLGDDPLPGYRALAPLLL
- the fbaA gene encoding class II fructose-bisphosphate aldolase codes for the protein MPIATPEVYAEMLDRAKANEFAYPAINVTSSETLNAALRGFAEAESDGIIQFSTGGSEFASGTKVKDMVVGSTALAEFAHVVAERYPVNIALHTDHCPKDKLDGFVRPLIEISQERVNRGLNPLFQSHMWDGSAIDLEENLEIAAELLAKTAAAKIILEVEIGVVGGEEDGVANDINDKLYTAEGDFVRTVETLGAGEKGRYLLAATFGNVHGVYKPGNVQLRPDVLKGGQRVAAQKLGLAEGSKPFELVFHGGSGSALEDIQAAVSYGVVKMNVDTDTQYAFTRPIAEHFFKNYDGVLKIDGEVGNKKVYDPRSYLKVAEAAMADRVVEAAQSLKSAGQKIS